A window of Sulfuricurvum sp. contains these coding sequences:
- a CDS encoding ATP-binding protein → MKLSNYPITRQFIVIFTSLSALILMIATIFALVLTLLNEKHRFIHESTLEAQFIADTVLSPLAFFDSKGAEEILKAVKNQHSVIQVSVYDSNHQLFSEINPLKRSEPASFNAENGFINNTWLTRDAEYRIILPIKHGKEVLGYLYLIKSASGIIESLNNLIIPLGIFSITLIIFVILVSHKLGDYMLHPILSLAQSANLVADKRDFSLRVTYEGKNEIARLYDAFNLMLSETQTLTEDLEKRVEVRTHQLQNSLDSLKQAQNQLIESEKMAALGNLVGGVAHEVNTPLGNAVTGSSIITRESAAIQKGLNEGTLTRSEMEKKLDVILQSSQLLFKSVTQAAELIKSFKQISIDQSTNDLRDFDLKEYLYEIVQTFHNKLKHIPIDVEIISPEHISIYSYPGVFAQLFNNLIANAILHAFEKDMENAKITITLELLENTIHLLFHDNGKGVNPSIKDKIFEPFVTTKRNAGGTGLGLSIVYNLVTQKLGGTISVHSEIPNGTTFEIHLPYLERKIV, encoded by the coding sequence ATGAAGTTAAGTAATTACCCTATTACCCGTCAGTTCATCGTTATTTTTACGTCGCTCAGTGCGTTGATATTAATGATAGCGACCATCTTCGCTTTGGTATTGACGCTACTGAATGAAAAACACCGTTTTATCCATGAAAGTACATTGGAGGCACAATTTATCGCCGATACTGTACTCTCCCCATTAGCTTTTTTTGATTCCAAAGGGGCAGAAGAGATTCTAAAAGCCGTTAAAAATCAGCATTCCGTCATTCAGGTATCCGTCTATGATAGCAATCATCAACTGTTTAGCGAAATCAATCCCCTTAAACGCTCCGAACCTGCTAGCTTTAATGCCGAAAACGGATTTATTAACAATACTTGGTTAACCCGTGATGCTGAATATCGAATCATCCTCCCCATCAAACACGGCAAAGAGGTGCTGGGATATCTTTATTTGATTAAAAGCGCATCGGGAATTATCGAGAGTTTAAATAACCTCATAATACCTCTTGGCATCTTCTCTATCACCTTAATTATTTTTGTTATTCTCGTTTCTCATAAGCTAGGGGACTACATGCTTCACCCCATATTGTCACTGGCGCAAAGTGCCAATCTGGTTGCAGATAAACGTGATTTCTCCCTTCGCGTCACCTATGAGGGTAAAAATGAAATCGCCCGACTCTACGATGCTTTTAACCTGATGCTAAGTGAAACGCAAACACTAACCGAAGATCTTGAAAAACGGGTAGAGGTACGGACACATCAGCTTCAAAATAGTCTGGATTCCCTTAAACAAGCACAAAATCAGCTCATTGAATCCGAAAAAATGGCGGCACTAGGTAATCTCGTCGGGGGTGTTGCCCATGAGGTAAATACACCGCTGGGAAATGCCGTAACGGGAAGCTCTATCATCACCAGAGAGAGTGCTGCGATACAAAAAGGGTTAAACGAGGGGACACTCACCCGCTCAGAGATGGAGAAAAAATTAGACGTTATTCTCCAAAGCTCCCAACTCCTTTTTAAAAGTGTCACCCAAGCCGCCGAACTGATTAAAAGTTTTAAACAAATCTCGATTGATCAAAGCACGAACGATTTGCGCGATTTTGATCTTAAAGAGTATCTCTATGAAATCGTACAGACATTTCACAATAAGCTCAAACATATCCCTATTGACGTAGAGATTATTTCACCTGAACACATCTCTATCTACTCATACCCCGGTGTTTTTGCCCAACTCTTCAATAATCTAATCGCTAATGCAATTTTGCACGCTTTTGAAAAAGATATGGAAAATGCCAAAATAACGATTACCTTAGAGTTACTGGAAAATACTATCCATCTACTATTTCACGATAACGGTAAAGGTGTAAATCCATCCATAAAAGATAAAATATTTGAACCGTTTGTCACGACAAAGCGAAATGCAGGAGGAACAGGGCTAGGTTTGAGTATCGTATACAATCTCGTAACTCAAAAACTGGGCGGAACGATTAGTGTCCATTCAGAGATACCTAACGGTACGACATTTGAGATACATTTACCCTATTTAGAGAGAAAAATCGTGTAA
- a CDS encoding EAL domain-containing protein, with amino-acid sequence MDADELLFAPEKEETLPEARWKVLIVDDDSEVHSFTKLALHDFIYERKPLQFLSAYSASEAIEILKNYDDIAIILLDVVMETDTAGLDLVETIRFRFNNMMVRIIIRTGQPGVAPERYVIDHYDINDYKEKTELTTDRLYTTIRSALSQYKQIIELLNKKNEIYNTLITDSLTGLGNRVKLNYDLDNDEPMSLILLNIDSFSMINDVYGFEVGDQMLLQFADILLHTSSSDCGVYRLEADIYALLTCHKTAQDIQKEVVAIRNSITKNSFLINGLEHRINVTMGVVEHDIGNMIQKAEIALREARKMSRNRIQVYSDDLAVITQIKENTKWTKWLKDALDNDKLIAYYQPIVECKSGLIVKYETLVRLERDGVIYTPPLFLPTARYAGLLYQITQKMFDQACAKFANNTLGFTINITDQDLLEEKFVEFIEQTRLQYKIESDRIYFEILEDNSILTNPIAEKHLNELTSLGYHLCLDDFGVQCSNFAQLGNLDLDIVKIDGTYIKDIDCNDKSRTVTETILFFTHKIEVKTVAEFVHSSQVYDIIKSMGIDYAQGYFLGEPSPELL; translated from the coding sequence ATGGATGCCGATGAACTTTTATTCGCCCCCGAAAAGGAGGAAACACTACCTGAAGCGAGGTGGAAAGTACTCATTGTCGATGATGACAGCGAGGTTCACTCTTTTACCAAACTTGCACTTCATGATTTTATCTATGAGCGTAAGCCTCTTCAGTTTTTATCCGCCTACAGCGCCTCAGAAGCGATAGAAATTTTAAAAAATTACGATGATATAGCCATAATTTTGCTTGATGTGGTTATGGAAACGGATACCGCTGGGCTCGATTTGGTCGAAACCATCCGGTTCCGTTTTAATAACATGATGGTGAGAATCATCATCCGAACGGGACAACCCGGTGTAGCACCGGAGCGATACGTTATCGATCATTACGATATCAACGACTACAAAGAAAAAACAGAATTAACGACCGATCGGCTTTATACTACCATCCGCAGCGCCCTTTCGCAGTACAAACAAATCATCGAGCTCCTCAACAAAAAAAATGAGATTTATAACACCCTTATAACCGACAGCTTGACCGGTTTGGGAAATCGGGTTAAACTCAACTATGATTTAGACAACGATGAACCGATGTCACTGATTTTGCTCAATATCGACTCTTTTAGCATGATTAACGACGTATACGGATTTGAAGTGGGTGATCAAATGCTGTTGCAATTTGCTGATATTTTGCTCCACACCTCCAGTTCTGATTGCGGTGTTTACCGTCTTGAAGCCGATATTTACGCTCTTTTAACCTGTCATAAAACAGCTCAGGATATTCAAAAAGAGGTTGTAGCTATCCGAAACAGCATCACCAAGAACTCTTTCCTCATCAATGGGCTGGAACATCGCATCAACGTCACCATGGGGGTAGTTGAACACGATATCGGCAACATGATTCAAAAAGCCGAAATCGCTCTACGCGAAGCGCGGAAAATGAGTCGAAATCGAATACAAGTCTACTCCGATGATCTAGCGGTTATCACCCAGATCAAAGAAAATACCAAATGGACAAAATGGCTCAAAGATGCCCTCGATAACGATAAATTAATCGCCTATTATCAACCCATCGTCGAGTGCAAAAGCGGCTTAATCGTCAAATATGAGACCCTTGTCCGTCTTGAGCGCGATGGGGTGATATACACTCCCCCTCTTTTTCTCCCGACAGCTCGCTATGCGGGGTTGCTCTATCAGATAACACAAAAAATGTTTGATCAAGCATGTGCCAAATTTGCAAACAACACTCTTGGCTTTACCATCAACATCACCGATCAAGATCTTTTGGAAGAGAAATTTGTAGAATTTATCGAACAAACACGTCTCCAGTACAAAATAGAGAGTGACCGAATATATTTCGAGATTCTCGAAGATAATAGCATCTTGACCAACCCTATCGCCGAAAAACATCTAAACGAACTGACATCACTGGGATATCATCTATGTTTGGATGATTTTGGGGTTCAATGCTCAAACTTCGCACAACTCGGTAATCTGGATCTCGATATTGTCAAAATCGACGGAACCTATATCAAAGATATAGATTGCAACGATAAATCGCGTACAGTGACCGAAACCATCCTCTTTTTTACCCACAAAATAGAAGTAAAAACCGTTGCGGAATTTGTCCACAGTTCCCAAGTATACGACATCATCAAATCAATGGGAATCGATTACGCCCAAGGATATTTTTTGGGTGAGCCATCGCCCGAACTTCTCTGA
- a CDS encoding YfiR family protein, whose translation MLQRIGSFISWPQLPEKTIKICVVGDNDFAQNLQKLYKDKELHDRSLDVISVDSTTDKRILLSCQIIYIVNANKNTLNQIAQILKNQTTLIVGNNYDNIYDGAGVVFYLDNNKYKIVINEKRLSDTHLKADYRLLKLAKIVEPNGENNEVK comes from the coding sequence ATGCTACAGCGTATCGGCTCTTTTATCAGTTGGCCGCAATTACCCGAAAAAACGATAAAAATCTGCGTTGTCGGTGATAATGATTTTGCTCAAAATCTCCAAAAACTTTACAAAGACAAAGAGTTGCATGACCGCTCTTTGGATGTTATATCGGTAGATAGCACTACCGATAAACGGATACTCTTATCATGTCAAATCATCTATATCGTTAATGCCAATAAAAATACCCTCAATCAAATTGCCCAAATTCTCAAAAACCAAACAACATTAATTGTCGGAAACAATTATGATAATATCTACGATGGTGCCGGTGTTGTCTTTTATCTGGATAACAACAAATACAAAATAGTCATCAATGAAAAAAGGCTCTCCGACACTCACCTAAAGGCAGATTACCGATTACTCAAACTCGCCAAGATTGTAGAACCAAACGGAGAGAATAATGAAGTTAAGTAA
- the pstC gene encoding phosphate ABC transporter permease subunit PstC, with translation MIDTLFHNLTRFSAFLILIIVAWIFVVLFNQSTEAMHAFGFDFITNDEWAPNVDKFGAYAAIFGSVASTFLAMLLAIPVAIGVAIFLSEIAHDKIKGFFGVSVELLAAIPSVIYGMWGLFFFVPILRELFGGMGIGLLAAGIVLAIMILPFMAAVTRDAMNTTPDILKESAYALGGTQWDVIKDVIIPYAKAGIIGSVILALGRAIGETMAVTFVMGNVHKVPGSILDPTTSIPVTLANEFTEADSSLYFSSLFGLALTLLVMSFVVIAVAKFYFLRKVRKAS, from the coding sequence ATGATTGATACACTCTTTCACAATCTGACCCGATTCAGTGCATTCTTAATCCTCATCATCGTTGCCTGGATTTTTGTCGTATTGTTCAACCAATCAACCGAAGCGATGCACGCTTTTGGTTTTGATTTTATAACCAATGACGAATGGGCACCGAATGTTGATAAATTTGGGGCATACGCTGCGATTTTCGGCTCGGTCGCTTCAACCTTTTTGGCAATGCTATTAGCCATCCCCGTAGCTATCGGGGTTGCGATTTTCCTCAGCGAAATCGCTCACGACAAGATTAAAGGATTCTTCGGGGTGAGTGTCGAACTTCTCGCCGCGATTCCCTCAGTTATTTACGGTATGTGGGGATTATTCTTCTTTGTTCCCATCTTACGTGAACTTTTCGGAGGGATGGGGATTGGTCTTTTAGCGGCAGGGATTGTTTTGGCAATCATGATTTTGCCGTTTATGGCAGCCGTCACCCGTGATGCGATGAACACCACCCCCGATATCCTAAAAGAGTCAGCGTATGCACTCGGTGGGACCCAATGGGACGTTATTAAAGACGTTATCATCCCTTATGCCAAAGCAGGAATCATCGGTTCGGTAATCCTCGCACTTGGACGTGCTATCGGTGAGACGATGGCGGTTACGTTTGTTATGGGGAATGTCCACAAAGTCCCCGGAAGCATCCTCGATCCGACCACCTCGATTCCGGTTACTCTCGCTAACGAATTTACCGAAGCTGACAGTTCGCTCTATTTTTCCAGCCTCTTTGGATTGGCATTAACCTTGTTGGTTATGAGTTTTGTCGTCATCGCGGTTGCGAAGTTTTACTTTTTACGCAAAGTGAGGAAAGCATCATGA
- the pstB gene encoding phosphate ABC transporter ATP-binding protein PstB encodes MASIIDIKEECALHVRNFEFTYKGAAAPSLKKITMPIAKHAVTALIGPSGCGKTTLLRSFNRMHDLYPGNTYSGEIEFEGHNILSPKEDLIHLRTRIGMIFQKPTAFPMSIYDNVAYGLRLQGIKNKSELDGRVEKALQDAAIWKEVSDRLKHDANGLSGGQQQRLCIARAIAVEPEVLLFDEPTSALDPISTQGIERLVIELKEKVSIIIVTHNMQQAARVSDYTGFMYLGDLIELGHTEEIFVTPKEKLTQEYITGKFG; translated from the coding sequence ATGGCAAGTATTATCGATATCAAAGAAGAGTGCGCTCTTCATGTCCGTAATTTTGAATTTACCTACAAAGGTGCTGCGGCTCCAAGTTTAAAAAAGATTACGATGCCCATCGCCAAACATGCGGTAACGGCTCTTATCGGACCATCAGGATGCGGTAAAACCACCCTGCTCCGTTCATTCAACCGTATGCACGACCTCTATCCAGGGAACACCTACAGCGGTGAAATCGAGTTCGAAGGGCACAATATCCTCTCTCCCAAAGAAGATTTGATTCACCTTCGCACCCGTATCGGGATGATTTTCCAAAAACCGACAGCGTTTCCGATGTCGATTTACGATAACGTCGCCTACGGTTTACGCCTTCAAGGGATAAAAAATAAATCCGAACTCGATGGACGGGTTGAAAAAGCACTCCAAGATGCCGCTATCTGGAAAGAGGTCAGTGATCGTTTAAAACACGATGCAAACGGTCTCTCAGGGGGACAGCAACAACGTCTTTGTATCGCACGTGCCATCGCCGTTGAGCCCGAAGTTCTCTTGTTTGATGAACCTACCTCAGCACTCGACCCCATCTCTACCCAAGGGATTGAGAGACTCGTCATCGAACTTAAAGAAAAAGTGAGCATCATCATCGTTACCCATAATATGCAACAAGCGGCGCGTGTAAGCGATTACACCGGATTTATGTATTTGGGCGATTTGATCGAATTGGGCCATACTGAAGAGATATTCGTCACCCCAAAAGAGAAACTCACCCAAGAGTACATCACCGGAAAATTCGGGTGA
- the pstA gene encoding phosphate ABC transporter permease PstA, with protein MTAVQKRILINKVALGFSTLSAVIALAFLFWILGVLMMKGVDALNWNIFIYEGSPPGYPESGLKHALVGQLILVGLATLIGVPLGIMAGTYLSEYGKNSALAHTIRDISDIMMSAPSIVIGAFVYAVVVMPMGHFSAWAGAIALAIIMIPVILRTTDDMLQLVPGTLREAAFALGAPKYKVIMDVVYRGAKAGILTGVLLGIARVGGETAPLLFTSFNDNFFTTDLNEAMPSLTVTMFNYAISPYDDWQQLGWAAAFILSMFILGLNIIGRLILLMGKRK; from the coding sequence ATGACAGCCGTACAAAAACGGATTCTCATTAACAAAGTCGCACTAGGGTTCTCAACCCTCAGCGCTGTTATCGCCCTCGCCTTTTTGTTTTGGATTCTCGGAGTCTTGATGATGAAAGGGGTGGATGCCCTCAACTGGAATATCTTTATTTATGAGGGTTCTCCTCCTGGATATCCTGAGAGCGGTCTCAAACATGCTCTTGTTGGTCAACTCATTCTCGTAGGTCTTGCGACCCTCATCGGTGTACCGCTGGGGATTATGGCGGGAACGTATTTGAGTGAATACGGTAAAAATTCCGCTCTCGCCCATACGATTCGTGATATCAGTGATATCATGATGTCGGCACCCTCTATCGTTATCGGAGCATTCGTCTACGCCGTTGTCGTTATGCCGATGGGTCATTTCAGTGCATGGGCAGGGGCAATTGCTCTAGCAATTATTATGATTCCTGTTATTTTGCGTACCACCGACGATATGCTTCAACTCGTACCGGGAACATTGCGCGAAGCGGCATTTGCCCTCGGAGCACCGAAATACAAAGTGATCATGGACGTCGTCTATCGCGGTGCCAAAGCGGGGATTTTAACAGGAGTGTTGCTCGGTATCGCCCGTGTAGGGGGAGAGACGGCACCGTTGCTCTTTACCTCGTTTAACGATAACTTTTTTACCACCGATCTAAACGAAGCGATGCCTTCATTGACGGTGACAATGTTTAACTACGCCATCAGTCCCTACGATGATTGGCAACAACTGGGATGGGCAGCCGCCTTTATCCTCTCGATGTTTATTTTGGGTCTAAATATCATCGGACGACTTATTTTATTAATGGGAAAAAGGAAATAA